Genomic window (Enterobacteriaceae bacterium 4M9):
CAGCTTGGCTCGGTGGTAGACATCGACAGAGAAGGGAAAACCATTACGCTTGCAGCGCTGAACGACGAGAAGGGCGAGCTGTTGGTGCCGGAGCGCAAACTGGCGTATGACACGCTGGTGATGGCGCTGGGCAGTACCTCTAACGACTTTAATACGCCGGGCGTGAAAGACCACTGCATCTTCCTGGATAACCCGCATCAGGCGCGCCGTTTCCATCAGGAAATGCTCAATCTGTTCCTGAAATATTCATCGAGCCTGGGCGCAAACGGCAAGGTGAATATTGCTATCGTTGGCGGTGGGGCGACCGGCGTGGAACTCTCTGCTGAACTGCATAACGCTGTGAAGCAACTGCACAGCTACGGTTATAAGGGCCTGACCAACGATGCGCTAAACGTTACGCTGGTGGAAGCGGGCGAGCGTATTCTGCCTGCACTGCCGCCGCGCATTTCAGCCGCCGCGCAGAGCGAGCTGACCAAACTTGGCGTGCGCGTGCTAACGAACACGATGGTAACCAGCGCCCAGGTCGATGGTCTGAATACGAAAGGCGGTGAGTTCATTCAGGCTGACCTGATGGTCTGGGCGGCGGGCATTAAAGCGCCGGACTTTATGAAAGATATCGGTGGGCTGGAGACCAACCGCATCAACCAGTTGGTGACTGAGCCTACGCTTCAGACCACACGGGATGCCGATATTTACGCGATTGGCGACTGTGCATCCTGCGCGCGCCCGGAAGGGGGCTTTGTACCGCCGCGCGCACAGGCTGCGCACCAGATGGCTTCCTGTGCGTTGCACAACATTCTGGCGCAGATGAAAGGCAAGTCGCTGAAGTCGTACGTCTATAAAGATCACGGCTCGCTGGTGTCGCTGTCGAATTTCTCTACCGTCGGTAGCCTGATGGGTAACCTGATGCGCGGCTCCATGATGGTAGAAGGGCGCATGGCGCGACTGGTCTACATTTCGCTTTACCGTATGCACCAGATTGCGCTGCACGGCTATTTCAAAACCGGTCTGATGATGCTGGTTGGTAGCATCAACCGGGTGATTCGCCCGCGTCTGAAGCTGCACTAATCCTTGCTGACTGCTCTCTCTTCCTGTGAGGAGAGAGCAGTATAATCTGCTGCTATTCCCCGCGATTCTTCCAGGAATTCTCCTGAATCACACCACTCACCACATTATCCCACACTTTTCATCCGTATTCTTATTGTTGAAACCGTCACTGATGTTGCAAAATTGTTGAGTTAACACAGTATTTGAAGGAGGTCCTGTGAATAAGTCAATGTTAGCGGGCATCGGCATCGGCATCGGCATCGGTGTTGCTGCCGCCCTTGGGGTTGCCGCAGTGGCCAGCATGAACGTGTTCGAGCGTGGGCCACAATACGCGCAGGTGGTTTCTGCTACGCCGATAAAAGAGACAATCAAAACGCCGCGTAAAGAGTGCCGCAACGTAGCCGTAACGCA
Coding sequences:
- a CDS encoding NAD(P)/FAD-dependent oxidoreductase, coding for MTTAMKKIVIVGGGAGGLELATQLGRKLGRGKKAKVTLVDRNHSHLWKPLLHEVATGSLDEGVDAISYLAHARNHHFQFQLGSVVDIDREGKTITLAALNDEKGELLVPERKLAYDTLVMALGSTSNDFNTPGVKDHCIFLDNPHQARRFHQEMLNLFLKYSSSLGANGKVNIAIVGGGATGVELSAELHNAVKQLHSYGYKGLTNDALNVTLVEAGERILPALPPRISAAAQSELTKLGVRVLTNTMVTSAQVDGLNTKGGEFIQADLMVWAAGIKAPDFMKDIGGLETNRINQLVTEPTLQTTRDADIYAIGDCASCARPEGGFVPPRAQAAHQMASCALHNILAQMKGKSLKSYVYKDHGSLVSLSNFSTVGSLMGNLMRGSMMVEGRMARLVYISLYRMHQIALHGYFKTGLMMLVGSINRVIRPRLKLH